The following coding sequences lie in one Rutidosis leptorrhynchoides isolate AG116_Rl617_1_P2 chromosome 4, CSIRO_AGI_Rlap_v1, whole genome shotgun sequence genomic window:
- the LOC139845631 gene encoding peroxisome biogenesis protein 2 codes for MRETLASNNNAPPPNETAWINAHESLAPRWQSSALSPLAAIPIAISRVNQVDAGRLDIEMSAMLKEQMLKVFSVMKPGLLFQYEAELDAFLEFLIWRFSIWVDKPTPGNALMNLRYRDERATDVREKIRTGLEGPGLTVYQKLWYCVATVGGQYIWTRLQSFSAFRQWGDSEQRSLARRAWLIVQRIEGLYKAASFTNLLVFLYTGRYRNLIERALRARLVYGSPHMNRAVSFEYMNRQLVWNEFSEMLLLLLPLLNSASMKSFLRPFSKNDSSGSAGDETLCPICQTNPTTVYLALPCQHRYCYYCLRTRCAATPSFRCSRCSEPVVAMQRYGGSINTKKNE; via the exons ATGAGAGAAACCCTAGCATCCAATAACAACGCCCCTCCACCAAATGAAACAGCTTGGATTAACGCTCACGAATCATTAGCACCTCGTTGGCAATCATCTGCCCTTTCTCCTCTC GCTGCAATTCCAATTGCAATATCCAGAGTAAATCAGGTGGATGCAGGGAGACTTGATATTGAAATGTCAGCTATGTTGAAAGAACAAATGCTTAAGGTCTTTTCTGTAATGAAG CCAGGGTTATTATTTCAATATGAAGCGGAACTTGATGCTTTTCTTGAGTTTCTTATATGGAGATTCTCGATTTGGGTTGATAAACCGACTCCAGGAAACGCTCTCATGAATTTGCGGTATAGAGATGAACGAGCAACGGATGTTAGAGAAAAAA TTAGGACGGGGTTAGAGGGACCTGGACTCACCGTTTATCAGAAATTATGGTATTGTGTTGCCACAGTTGGTGGTCAGTATATATGGACCCGTCTGCAGTCATTTTCTGCTTTCCGTCAATGGGGTGATTCTGAAcag AGGTCACTTGCTCGTCGAGCATGGCTTATAGTACAACGTATTGAAGGGCTGTATAAAGCGGCATCTTTCACCAatctacttgtctttctttacactGGAAG GTACAGGAATCTCATCGAGAGAGCTTTACGAGCAAGACTTGTATACGGTAGTCCACATATGAACCGTGCTGTTAGTTTCGAGTACATGAATCGGCAGTTAGTTTGGAATGAATTCtcg GAAATGTTGTTGTTGCTTCTTCCCCTTCTCAATTCGGCTTCCATGAAGAGTTTTCTTCGCCCGTTTTCAAAGAACGACTCTTCAGGTTCAGCTGGAGATGAAACACTATGCCCCATTTGTCAGACTAATCCAACAACCGTCTATCTTGCTCTTCCTTGTCAGCACAG GTACTGTTATTACTGTCTTAGGACACGGTGTGCTGCAACTCCATCATTCCGGTGCTCCCGGTGCAGCGAACCTGTCGTTGCAATGCAACGCTATGGTGGTTCAATCAACACCAAAAAGAACGAATAG